In uncultured Bacteroides sp., one genomic interval encodes:
- the tnpB gene encoding IS66 family insertion sequence element accessory protein TnpB produces the protein MLTVSGLKNFYYLPHFHDMRCGYARIMEVIRMSYHRNPYKGDVFFFMSKNERSVRMVMYDKHAFNVHTCTFAKGYRFMKIRFEEEKSIYQVDWKDIISILESPVVREIRVKDKNS, from the coding sequence ATGCTGACAGTCTCCGGTTTGAAGAATTTCTACTACTTACCGCATTTTCACGATATGCGTTGTGGTTATGCCCGTATCATGGAAGTTATCCGAATGAGTTATCATCGAAACCCTTATAAAGGTGATGTTTTTTTCTTTATGTCCAAGAATGAACGCAGTGTTCGTATGGTAATGTACGATAAGCACGCGTTCAATGTTCATACCTGTACATTCGCCAAAGGATATCGCTTTATGAAGATAAGGTTTGAAGAAGAAAAAAGCATTTATCAAGTGGATTGGAAAGATATCATTTCTATCCTCGAAAGTCCTGTTGTAAGGGAGATTAGAGTTAAAGATAAGAATAGTTAA